One window from the genome of Oryctolagus cuniculus chromosome 1, mOryCun1.1, whole genome shotgun sequence encodes:
- the LOC138848872 gene encoding OTU domain-containing protein 4-like has product MEAAVGAPDGGDQGGAGPREDATPMDAYLRKLGLYRKLVAKDGSCLFRAVAEQVLHSQSRHVEVRMACIHYLQENREKFEAFIEGSFEEYLKRLQNPQEWVGQVEISALSLMYRKDFIIYREPNVSPAQVTENNFPEKVLLCFSNGNHYDIVYCYVSVSSLKNTLK; this is encoded by the coding sequence ATGGAGGCGGCCGTCGGCGCCCCGGACGGCGGGGACCAGGGCGGCGCGGGGCCCCGCGAGGACGCGACGCCCATGGACGCCTACCTGCGGAAACTGGGCTTGTATCGCAAACTGGTCGCCAAGGACGGGTCGTGCCTGTTCCGGGCCGTGGCGGAGCAGGTGTTGCACTCTCAGTCTCGTCATGTTGAAGTTAGAATGGCCTGTATTCACTATCTtcaagaaaacagagagaaatttgAAGCGTTCATAGAAGGATCATTTGAAGAGTATTTAAAGCGTTTGCAAAATCCACAGGAGTGGGTAGGACAAGTGGAAATAAGTGCCCTTTCTCTTATGTACAGGAAAGATTTTATAATTTATCGGGAACCGAATGTTTCTCCGGCACAAgtaactgaaaataattttcctgAAAAGGTATTACTATGTTTTTCAAATGGAAATCACTATGATATTGTTTACTGCTATGTGTCagtctcttctttaaaaaatacattaaaataa